A stretch of the Deltaproteobacteria bacterium genome encodes the following:
- a CDS encoding GxxExxY protein: MKDFKHKELSEKIISAFYKVYNEFGYGFLEKVYENSLMIELESTGLAAEAQKAITVSYRGKTVGEYFADIMVDDLIIIEIKAARNLSQEHEAQLLNYLKATNKEVGLLLNFGPRAEVKRKVFDNWRKV; encoded by the coding sequence ATGAAAGATTTTAAACATAAGGAATTATCGGAAAAGATCATAAGCGCTTTTTATAAGGTTTATAACGAGTTTGGATATGGTTTTCTGGAGAAGGTTTATGAAAATTCCCTGATGATAGAGCTGGAGTCAACGGGGCTTGCTGCTGAAGCACAGAAAGCCATCACAGTTTCATATAGAGGGAAAACGGTTGGAGAATACTTTGCCGATATTATGGTTGACGATTTAATCATTATAGAAATAAAAGCGGCAAGAAATCTTAGCCAGGAACACGAAGCGCAACTGCTTAATTATTTAAAAGCGACAAACAAAGAAGTGGGGCTTTTGCTTAACTTTGGACCCAGGGCGGAAGTAAAACGTAAAGTGTTTGATAATTGGAGGAAGGTCTGA
- a CDS encoding immunity 7 family protein yields the protein MIEYNGWVAINMSTYEDDLDELEEAVCKIRKKIDLIFFEGRILELKAINGTYTLVVAGSTNHKSQDVIDIFDLYQLIKEITPGSYGILYFRDDENLNGKDNEFSVWVLKRGVFVEEIDKHLSPCIPTIEDGEE from the coding sequence ATGATTGAATACAATGGTTGGGTAGCGATTAATATGTCTACATATGAAGATGACTTAGATGAACTTGAAGAAGCAGTATGCAAAATTCGAAAGAAAATAGATTTAATTTTTTTTGAAGGTCGTATTCTTGAGTTAAAAGCAATAAATGGGACATATACACTTGTTGTTGCTGGCTCTACAAATCATAAATCACAAGATGTGATAGATATTTTTGACTTATATCAATTGATTAAAGAAATTACACCTGGTTCATACGGGATATTATATTTTAGAGATGATGAAAATTTAAATGGCAAAGATAATGAATTTAGTGTTTGGGTATTGAAAAGAGGTGTTTTTGTAGAAGAAATAGATAAACATTTATCACCTTGTATCCCAACAATTGAAGATGGGGAAGAATAG
- a CDS encoding DDE-type integrase/transposase/recombinase, translated as MQNHFFALKFKSPRRRIRQYLPLAPSTLYSYIKKAKENIFDLIPKSSNPHQSPNRTPPHIVALVKAIKENNPSWGYLRIAIHIWGVQLFISPSTVRRILLKPERYPDKNTNSPKEEKPPLIITASKPNSIWSIDLTILYLFGIFPIYILGVIDHYSRKVLSLSSTFHPTADWVTGECKALFSKYGLPNRMITDNGSQFTAGVFRNCLKAQGVKHIKTSVRHPQTNGKIERFFQSLKYEFMCFFFLKNKKQVDKLLEEYLLYYNQYRLHQGIGGQAPDRLYYKEPIKKPPKDAKQIRAPIEELSFGNDLLKAYRLKKAA; from the coding sequence ATGCAGAATCATTTTTTTGCCCTCAAGTTCAAAAGCCCCCGTCGAAGAATCAGGCAATACCTTCCTTTGGCTCCTTCTACGCTTTACTCTTACATCAAAAAAGCAAAAGAAAATATTTTCGACCTCATCCCAAAATCTTCAAACCCTCATCAGTCACCAAACAGAACGCCACCTCATATTGTTGCACTGGTTAAGGCCATTAAGGAAAACAACCCAAGCTGGGGATACCTTCGTATTGCAATCCATATTTGGGGTGTTCAGCTTTTCATCTCTCCATCAACAGTAAGAAGGATTCTTCTCAAACCGGAAAGGTATCCTGATAAAAACACAAATTCTCCAAAAGAAGAAAAACCTCCACTGATAATTACAGCATCGAAGCCGAATTCTATATGGTCTATTGATTTAACAATCCTGTATCTGTTCGGGATATTTCCAATATATATTCTTGGTGTAATTGACCATTATTCAAGAAAGGTCCTTTCTCTTTCTTCAACCTTTCACCCCACTGCTGATTGGGTAACAGGTGAATGCAAGGCCCTTTTTTCTAAATATGGATTACCCAATCGAATGATCACTGACAACGGCTCTCAGTTTACTGCCGGGGTTTTCAGGAACTGCCTGAAAGCTCAGGGAGTAAAGCACATCAAAACCTCTGTGCGGCATCCCCAGACCAACGGGAAGATAGAGCGTTTCTTTCAATCTCTAAAATATGAGTTCATGTGCTTTTTCTTTCTGAAAAACAAAAAGCAGGTTGATAAGCTTTTGGAGGAATATCTCTTGTACTACAATCAGTATCGATTACATCAAGGCATTGGGGGGCAGGCGCCGGACAGGCTTTATTATAAAGAGCCTATAAAAAAACCACCAAAAGATGCAAAGCAAATCCGTGCGCCTATTGAGGAATTGAGCTTCGGTAATGATTTATTAAAAGCCTACAGACTGAAAAAAGCTGCCTGA